The proteins below come from a single Phaseolus vulgaris cultivar G19833 unplaced genomic scaffold, P. vulgaris v2.0 scaffold_63, whole genome shotgun sequence genomic window:
- the LOC137817440 gene encoding uncharacterized protein: MIPVEIHESSPRYQNFVAEESNEERRVNLDLLDEAREEARIKAEAVKRRVERQYSSKVKPRQFQVGDLVMRKAHLYELENKLSPKWTGPFRITEAKGNGSYNLETLEGGPIPRSWNAANLKFYFS; this comes from the coding sequence atgatcccagtcgagattcacgagagctcgccacgttaccaaaattttgtggctgaagaatccaacgaagagagGCGAGTGAATCTAGACTTAttggacgaagccagggaagaagcaagaataaaggctgaggcagtgaagagaagagtggagcgacaGTATAGCTCCAAGGTGAAGCCCCGACAATTCCAGGTTGGTGACTTAGtcatgaggaaagctcacctgTATGAGCTAGAGAACAAAttgtctcccaaatggaccggacccttcagaatcaccgaagccaaggggaatggttcatacaacctagagactttggaagggggtcccattccgcgcagttggaatgcggccaatttgaaattttatttcagttga